One genomic segment of Sanyastnella coralliicola includes these proteins:
- a CDS encoding gliding motility-associated C-terminal domain-containing protein produces the protein MRLLILATCCLLSFQGISQLQNANWFFGAAHSASFLGDEPVEIPSGIDVGFDRTPSCISDQFGNPLLYADETNLYDSNGFPLPNANFIGNCVSSILCPVPGDDEKYYFVRSNGTSGLDYSTIDITLNDGFGDIIEGQLQTELFDLGGELMVVPKDGADGFWLISADNNNGSSDCFIRTFDVNSEGIVLHSEFSFYWLWVGWNPELDDAVISPDCSKIAVSFKGHYIGLMEYDSAAGEVIGALDQSINNFNSFVNVTELEFSPNSKYLYSLGDFGDISQFDVEVLDPNLISSTQLNVQLANGQPWTDLKLAIDGRIYIMNQDTQALDRIDDPDLPAPDCGYTPSVITYDNLLTTYLPNTPNVICGAFSVVFIPETEDVCLGETTLFDISYTSEPDSVFWDFGDPDSGDLNFSEELNPEHFYANAGTYEVNVDIWLNDVNYPSTIIANVYTYPEPDLGDDIVACEGESVVLDAGPALEYLWNGNAGDQTLDVLQTGTYEVVASNGPCSASDEIEVTIIPVPEIDLGPDVVDCNGEPVLIEANTVVEWFDGTESQTYLAETSGTYSATVSNQCFTEEDEVEITIIVVPDNELPELARACFGDVVILDPGIDVDDVEWTGGGEQEGDSLVVSNSGVYEVSYNYLGCIIEDVVEVDFEETINLDLVVMPNVFTPNGDKKNKDFHPIFLGNTEIEPCDFPDLVEVDMKIYNRWGSLVHEEGCVWDGRTEGGDDVSEGVYYYIIDISSSCLGRTQTREFEGALTLKR, from the coding sequence ATGCGCCTGTTAATACTAGCTACCTGTTGCCTGCTCTCCTTCCAAGGTATCAGCCAACTCCAAAACGCCAACTGGTTCTTCGGAGCCGCACACTCAGCTTCTTTCTTAGGAGATGAACCTGTAGAGATCCCTAGTGGAATCGATGTTGGCTTTGACCGCACCCCTTCTTGTATTTCAGATCAGTTTGGAAATCCTCTGCTTTACGCAGATGAAACGAACTTATATGACTCCAACGGCTTCCCGTTGCCCAATGCGAATTTCATCGGGAACTGTGTTTCGAGCATCCTCTGTCCTGTTCCTGGTGATGATGAGAAGTACTACTTCGTTCGATCAAACGGAACGAGTGGGCTAGACTATTCGACCATTGATATCACCTTGAATGATGGCTTTGGAGACATCATCGAAGGACAGCTACAGACTGAGCTCTTTGATCTCGGTGGAGAATTGATGGTTGTTCCTAAAGACGGTGCCGATGGATTCTGGCTCATTAGCGCAGATAACAACAACGGTTCAAGCGATTGTTTCATCCGCACCTTTGATGTGAATAGCGAAGGTATCGTGCTCCACAGTGAGTTCTCTTTCTATTGGCTGTGGGTTGGATGGAATCCTGAACTGGACGATGCAGTGATTTCACCTGACTGTTCGAAGATTGCCGTGTCGTTTAAAGGTCACTACATCGGTCTAATGGAGTATGATTCAGCCGCAGGCGAGGTCATTGGTGCCTTAGACCAATCAATCAATAACTTCAACAGTTTCGTCAACGTGACTGAACTGGAATTCTCTCCAAATAGTAAGTACCTCTATTCGCTGGGTGACTTTGGCGATATCTCGCAGTTTGATGTTGAAGTGCTTGATCCCAACTTGATTTCCAGTACGCAATTGAACGTGCAGTTAGCGAACGGACAGCCATGGACTGATTTGAAATTGGCGATAGACGGTAGAATCTATATCATGAATCAAGACACCCAGGCTCTTGATCGAATTGATGATCCTGACCTCCCCGCACCCGACTGTGGATATACCCCAAGTGTCATCACTTATGATAATCTCCTCACCACCTATTTACCGAACACTCCAAACGTGATTTGTGGAGCATTCAGTGTAGTTTTCATTCCGGAAACGGAAGATGTTTGCCTTGGTGAAACAACCCTCTTCGACATCTCTTACACTTCGGAGCCTGACTCAGTATTCTGGGATTTCGGAGATCCTGATTCAGGAGATTTGAATTTCAGCGAAGAGCTTAATCCTGAGCATTTCTACGCTAACGCGGGAACCTATGAAGTGAACGTTGACATTTGGTTGAACGATGTGAACTACCCTTCTACGATTATCGCCAACGTATATACTTACCCTGAGCCTGATTTAGGTGATGACATCGTGGCTTGTGAGGGTGAATCAGTCGTCCTAGATGCAGGTCCTGCACTCGAATATTTGTGGAATGGTAACGCGGGTGATCAAACGCTTGACGTATTGCAAACCGGCACCTATGAAGTAGTGGCAAGCAATGGGCCTTGTTCTGCTTCAGATGAAATAGAAGTGACCATTATCCCTGTTCCGGAAATCGACCTCGGTCCAGACGTAGTTGATTGCAACGGTGAGCCAGTGCTGATCGAAGCGAACACAGTCGTAGAATGGTTTGACGGAACTGAATCACAGACTTACCTCGCTGAAACGAGTGGTACCTACTCTGCTACTGTTAGCAACCAATGCTTCACCGAAGAAGATGAAGTCGAAATTACCATCATCGTGGTTCCAGATAACGAACTTCCTGAACTGGCGAGAGCTTGCTTCGGTGATGTTGTGATCCTTGACCCAGGAATTGACGTAGATGACGTTGAATGGACAGGCGGTGGAGAGCAAGAAGGTGATAGCCTTGTGGTTAGCAATTCTGGTGTCTACGAAGTCTCTTACAATTACCTAGGCTGTATCATCGAAGATGTTGTTGAAGTTGACTTTGAAGAGACCATCAATCTTGATCTTGTGGTGATGCCAAATGTCTTCACTCCAAATGGTGACAAGAAAAACAAAGACTTTCACCCGATCTTCTTGGGCAATACGGAAATTGAACCTTGCGACTTCCCAGATTTGGTGGAAGTAGACATGAAAATCTACAACCGCTGGGGTAGCTTGGTGCACGAAGAAGGTTGTGTTTGGGATGGCCGAACTGAAGGTGGTGACGATGTTTCTGAAGGCGTTTACTACTACATCATCGACATCAGCTCAAGCTGTTTAGGACGAACACAAACACGTGAATTCGA
- a CDS encoding acyl-CoA dehydrogenase family protein has translation MEETKNKAITGGEFLIRDVAAEDIFIPEEWSEEQLMMKQTCADFVNQEIVPILDRIDSMEEGLMPSLLEKAGELGMLGISVPEDLMGMGMDFKTSMLCTEALGEAHSFSVAYGAHTGIGTLPILYYGNDEQRKKYVPKLATGEWKAAYCLTEPSSGSDANSGKTSAKLTEDGKHYVINGQKMWITNGGFADVFTVFAKIDDDENLSAFILTKDMEGISLNPEEKKMGIKGSSTRQVFFNNVMVPVENQLYERGKGFKIAVNILNIGRIKLAGGVLGGSKGVITDAVNYSNEREQFGRPISKYGAIRQKLAKMAIQVFALESATYRATQNIEDEITHLVNGGMDKGEATLKGIASYAPECAMLKVFGSEVLDLTVDEGVQIHGGMGYSAETRIERSYRDARINRIFEGTNEINRMLTVDMILKKAMKGQLDLMGPAMAVANELMSIPDFGDAPDNVFDQYRGYIKNFKKSILMVAGSAAQKLMMQLAKEQEILMNIADMAIQAYAAESLLLRAEKYAKQHGEEAASDHINMLKAFVYDAAEEIGRSGREALNSFAEGDELRMMTMGIKRFTKTEPVNIKEIRREVAAKMIEQNKYCY, from the coding sequence ATGGAAGAAACTAAGAATAAAGCGATTACGGGAGGTGAGTTCCTTATTCGTGACGTAGCGGCTGAAGACATCTTCATCCCTGAAGAATGGTCTGAGGAACAATTGATGATGAAGCAGACATGTGCTGACTTCGTCAATCAAGAGATTGTTCCAATCCTCGACCGCATCGATTCTATGGAAGAAGGTCTCATGCCTTCACTTCTAGAAAAAGCAGGTGAGCTCGGAATGCTTGGAATTTCTGTACCTGAAGACCTCATGGGTATGGGTATGGATTTCAAAACGAGCATGCTTTGTACGGAAGCACTGGGTGAAGCACACAGCTTCTCTGTTGCTTACGGTGCGCACACTGGAATCGGAACCTTGCCTATTCTTTACTACGGTAATGATGAGCAACGCAAGAAGTATGTTCCAAAACTTGCCACTGGTGAGTGGAAAGCAGCTTACTGTCTAACTGAGCCTAGCTCGGGTTCTGATGCGAATAGCGGAAAGACCTCAGCGAAACTGACAGAGGATGGAAAGCACTATGTCATCAACGGACAGAAAATGTGGATTACCAATGGTGGTTTTGCTGATGTATTCACGGTATTCGCGAAGATTGACGACGATGAGAACCTAAGTGCATTTATCCTTACCAAAGACATGGAAGGAATTTCATTGAACCCTGAAGAGAAAAAGATGGGTATCAAAGGATCTTCTACACGTCAGGTGTTCTTCAATAACGTAATGGTTCCAGTAGAGAACCAACTCTACGAACGCGGAAAAGGATTTAAGATCGCCGTGAATATCCTCAACATTGGTCGTATCAAATTGGCTGGTGGTGTACTCGGAGGTTCAAAAGGTGTGATCACAGACGCGGTCAACTACTCGAACGAACGCGAGCAGTTTGGTCGTCCGATTTCAAAGTACGGAGCGATTCGTCAGAAATTGGCGAAGATGGCGATCCAAGTGTTCGCATTGGAGTCAGCAACTTACCGTGCTACACAGAACATCGAAGACGAGATCACTCACTTGGTGAATGGAGGTATGGACAAAGGAGAAGCGACCTTGAAAGGGATCGCAAGCTATGCTCCTGAATGTGCCATGTTGAAAGTATTCGGTTCAGAAGTTCTTGACTTGACTGTTGACGAAGGTGTACAAATCCACGGTGGTATGGGCTACTCAGCGGAAACGCGCATTGAGCGTTCTTACCGCGATGCACGTATCAACCGAATTTTCGAAGGAACGAACGAAATCAACCGAATGTTGACTGTAGACATGATCTTGAAGAAAGCAATGAAAGGTCAGCTTGATTTGATGGGGCCAGCAATGGCTGTAGCGAATGAGTTGATGTCGATTCCAGACTTCGGAGATGCTCCAGACAATGTATTTGATCAGTACCGCGGGTACATCAAAAACTTCAAGAAATCGATCTTGATGGTGGCTGGATCAGCTGCTCAGAAGTTGATGATGCAATTGGCCAAAGAGCAAGAGATCTTGATGAATATTGCAGACATGGCAATTCAAGCGTATGCGGCTGAGTCATTGTTGCTTCGTGCTGAGAAGTACGCTAAGCAACATGGTGAAGAAGCAGCTTCAGATCACATCAACATGCTGAAGGCATTTGTTTACGACGCAGCCGAAGAAATTGGTCGAAGCGGACGTGAAGCATTGAACTCATTTGCGGAAGGCGATGAGCTTCGCATGATGACGATGGGAATCAAGCGTTTCACCAAGACTGAACCTGTAAATATCAAAGAGATTCGACGCGAAGTAGCAGCGAAGATGATCGAACAGAATAAGTACTGTTACTGA
- a CDS encoding thiolase family protein has translation MNAYIIGGYRTAVGKAPRGLFRFMRPDDLGEKVIRRLLQDFPDFDKERIDDVIVGNATPEAEQGLNIGRMVSLMGLDTEKVPGMTVNRYCASGLETIAIASAKIHAGMADCIIAGGIETMSPIPFGGWRIVPNARVSKDNPSWYWGMGLTAEAVATQYNVSREEQDAFALESHRRAADAIDNGRFKDDIVPIEVEQVFVGADNKRQSKKYVVDTDEGVRRGSTMEAMGRLRPVFDAKGSVTAGNSSQTSDGAAFVMVVSERMLKELGVEPIAQLKSFHVSGLEPRIMGVGPIYAVPKALERAGLKQGDIDLFELNEAFASQSVAVVRELGLDPSKVNVNGGAIALGHPLGCTGTKLTVQMMNEMKRRNGKYGMVTMCVGTGQGAAGVFEFFN, from the coding sequence ATGAACGCATATATCATAGGAGGTTACCGTACAGCAGTTGGAAAAGCGCCCCGAGGGCTCTTCCGCTTTATGCGTCCGGATGACCTTGGCGAAAAAGTAATTCGCCGCTTATTACAAGACTTCCCTGATTTCGACAAGGAGCGTATCGACGATGTGATCGTAGGAAATGCGACTCCCGAAGCGGAACAAGGATTGAATATTGGTCGCATGGTGTCATTGATGGGACTTGACACAGAGAAGGTTCCTGGGATGACGGTTAACCGTTACTGTGCCTCTGGTTTAGAGACGATCGCTATTGCGAGCGCGAAGATCCATGCCGGAATGGCTGACTGTATCATTGCTGGCGGTATTGAAACAATGTCTCCAATTCCTTTCGGGGGCTGGCGCATCGTACCCAACGCACGTGTATCAAAAGACAATCCGTCTTGGTACTGGGGAATGGGATTGACCGCAGAAGCAGTGGCTACTCAATACAATGTCTCTCGCGAAGAGCAAGATGCTTTCGCTTTGGAGTCACATCGTCGTGCTGCTGATGCGATTGATAACGGACGATTCAAAGACGACATCGTACCGATTGAAGTGGAACAAGTATTCGTTGGTGCCGATAATAAGCGCCAATCAAAGAAATACGTGGTAGACACAGACGAAGGTGTTCGTCGTGGATCAACCATGGAAGCCATGGGACGTTTACGTCCGGTATTCGATGCCAAAGGAAGTGTTACTGCTGGTAACAGTAGCCAAACTTCAGATGGAGCAGCTTTCGTTATGGTAGTTTCTGAACGCATGCTGAAAGAGCTAGGCGTTGAGCCGATTGCTCAGCTAAAGTCGTTCCATGTTTCGGGATTGGAGCCACGCATTATGGGCGTTGGACCTATCTACGCTGTGCCTAAGGCTTTGGAGCGTGCAGGTTTGAAACAAGGCGACATTGATTTGTTTGAATTAAACGAAGCCTTCGCCTCTCAAAGTGTAGCGGTTGTCCGCGAGTTAGGACTTGACCCATCGAAGGTTAACGTGAATGGTGGAGCCATTGCATTGGGCCACCCACTAGGATGTACCGGAACGAAACTAACGGTACAAATGATGAACGAAATGAAACGCCGCAACGGGAAATATGGTATGGTTACCATGTGTGTTGGAACTGGACAAGGAGCAGCCGGCGTATTTGAATTCTTTAATTGA
- a CDS encoding 3-hydroxyacyl-CoA dehydrogenase/enoyl-CoA hydratase family protein has translation MRHISKVAVLGSGVMGSRIACHFANIGLEVLLLDIPPKELNDKEAAKGLTLESPQVRNRIVDDSLKFALKSNPSPIYRKSFASRITTGNFDDDLAKIADCDWIIEVIVERLDIKQMMFERVEKYRTPGTLITSNTSGIPIGMLAEGRSDDFKKHFCGTHFFNPPRYLKLLEIIPSPSTDPAVIDFLMNYGEKFLGKTTVYCKDTPAFIANRVGVYSIQALFHTVNDMGLSVEAVDKLTGPVMGRPKSATFRTCDVVGLDTLVHVANGVRENCPNDEQRDLFNIPAYVTKMVENNWLGSKTKQGFYKKVKNEKGKSEILVLDLNTMEYRAKAKVKYPTLDAAKPVDDLAQRTKILYNGKDEAGEFYKRSFNGLFAYVSNRVPEIADELYKVDDAMRAGFGYEMGPFEAWDAIGVEAVVKEMDARGVAISDWVKDMVAKGHTSFYKTEDGKRLFYNQNSGAYEVIPGQEEKISLANLPESAVVWKNSGTTIYDLGDGILNIAFHTKMNTIGGEVISGLNKALDLAEKDYRGLVIANEGQNFSAGANVGMIFMMAVEQEYEELDFAIRAFQNTMMRVRYSSIPVVVAPHGLTLGGACEMCLHADKVIANAETYMGLVEFGVGLIPGGGGTKEFAVRTSDEFGEGDMRINTLRNRFLTVGQAKVSTSAHEAFDLGYLRNGTDEVIVSRDLQIAYAKEACLMMANKGYSKPVPRKDVKVLGNEGMGIVYVGANSMLSGNYISEHDELISQKLGAVLCGGDLSEPSEVSEQYLLDLERKAFLELCTQKKTLERMQSLLQTGKILRN, from the coding sequence GAGTAATGGGCTCCAGAATTGCTTGCCACTTTGCGAATATCGGTCTGGAAGTTTTGCTTCTTGATATTCCACCCAAAGAACTCAATGACAAAGAAGCTGCCAAAGGCTTAACCCTTGAGTCTCCACAAGTACGTAATCGGATTGTTGATGACAGTCTGAAGTTTGCCTTGAAATCGAACCCCTCTCCTATCTACCGTAAGTCCTTTGCGAGTAGAATTACCACAGGAAATTTTGACGATGACCTAGCGAAGATCGCTGATTGCGATTGGATTATTGAGGTTATCGTAGAACGCTTAGACATCAAACAAATGATGTTTGAGCGTGTGGAGAAATACCGTACTCCAGGCACACTCATTACTTCGAACACTTCCGGTATTCCGATTGGAATGCTCGCGGAAGGTCGTAGCGATGACTTCAAAAAGCACTTCTGCGGAACGCACTTCTTTAACCCTCCACGCTACCTCAAGCTGTTGGAGATTATTCCGTCTCCATCAACTGATCCTGCAGTGATCGACTTCTTGATGAATTATGGAGAGAAGTTCCTAGGTAAGACAACCGTATACTGCAAAGACACACCAGCGTTCATCGCGAACCGTGTTGGGGTGTATTCGATTCAGGCGTTGTTCCACACCGTGAACGACATGGGGCTTTCAGTAGAAGCGGTTGACAAACTCACGGGACCTGTCATGGGACGACCGAAGTCAGCAACATTCCGCACATGTGATGTTGTGGGTCTTGATACGCTGGTGCACGTTGCCAATGGAGTTCGCGAAAACTGTCCGAATGACGAGCAACGTGATCTCTTCAATATTCCGGCATACGTCACGAAAATGGTAGAAAACAACTGGCTTGGTTCTAAGACGAAGCAAGGTTTCTACAAGAAAGTGAAGAACGAAAAAGGCAAGAGCGAAATTCTCGTCCTTGACCTGAACACCATGGAATACCGCGCAAAGGCGAAAGTGAAATATCCTACCCTTGACGCGGCAAAGCCCGTGGATGACCTCGCCCAACGCACGAAGATTCTATACAACGGAAAAGATGAAGCCGGCGAATTCTACAAGCGTTCGTTTAACGGACTCTTCGCGTATGTATCGAATCGCGTTCCAGAAATTGCAGACGAATTGTACAAAGTGGATGACGCCATGCGTGCTGGATTCGGCTACGAAATGGGACCATTTGAAGCATGGGATGCCATTGGTGTTGAAGCCGTAGTGAAGGAAATGGACGCTCGTGGCGTTGCCATTTCTGACTGGGTGAAAGACATGGTAGCAAAAGGCCATACTTCATTCTATAAAACGGAAGATGGGAAGCGTCTATTCTACAACCAGAATTCTGGTGCGTACGAAGTCATTCCTGGCCAAGAAGAAAAGATTAGTCTCGCTAACCTTCCAGAATCAGCAGTGGTTTGGAAGAATTCAGGAACCACGATCTATGACCTAGGTGACGGCATCTTGAATATCGCCTTCCACACGAAGATGAATACGATTGGTGGTGAAGTAATCAGCGGACTGAATAAGGCCCTCGATCTTGCCGAGAAAGACTACCGCGGTTTGGTTATCGCGAATGAAGGTCAAAACTTCTCTGCTGGAGCCAATGTGGGAATGATCTTCATGATGGCAGTTGAGCAGGAATACGAGGAACTTGATTTCGCGATTCGCGCCTTCCAGAACACCATGATGCGTGTTCGTTATTCATCGATTCCTGTTGTTGTGGCGCCGCATGGGTTGACCCTTGGTGGTGCATGTGAGATGTGTCTGCATGCTGATAAGGTGATCGCTAACGCGGAAACCTACATGGGACTGGTAGAATTCGGTGTTGGACTCATCCCTGGTGGTGGTGGAACCAAAGAGTTTGCCGTTCGAACAAGCGACGAATTTGGAGAAGGTGACATGCGTATCAACACGCTTCGAAACCGCTTCCTCACCGTTGGACAAGCAAAAGTATCAACATCAGCTCACGAAGCATTTGATTTAGGCTACTTGCGAAATGGTACCGACGAGGTTATTGTGAGTAGAGACCTTCAGATCGCTTATGCGAAGGAAGCTTGTTTAATGATGGCCAACAAAGGATACTCGAAGCCAGTTCCGCGCAAAGACGTGAAAGTCTTAGGAAATGAAGGAATGGGTATCGTGTACGTTGGAGCAAATTCAATGTTGAGCGGAAACTACATTTCTGAACATGACGAGCTCATTAGCCAAAAACTAGGAGCCGTGTTATGTGGAGGAGATCTTTCAGAACCGAGCGAAGTAAGCGAGCAATACCTGCTTGATCTAGAGCGCAAGGCATTCCTTGAACTATGTACTCAGAAGAAGACGCTTGAGCGCATGCAAAGCCTTCTTCAAACGGGTAAGATCCTTCGCAACTAA